A stretch of Gloeocapsopsis sp. IPPAS B-1203 DNA encodes these proteins:
- a CDS encoding YjdF family protein: MKLTILFNGQFWEGIVEVNYEGCFKAGKHIFGSEPKDPEVLNFVIHSALKILENTTSSIEINIAEEKRVNPKRLAREVAKESIRGVSTMAQEVIQQELETRKKEKKVTSKAQKEAEKEQKRLIAQQKAKARHRGKG, from the coding sequence TTGAAACTGACAATTCTATTTAACGGTCAATTCTGGGAAGGAATAGTTGAAGTAAACTACGAAGGTTGTTTTAAAGCAGGAAAACATATATTTGGTTCAGAACCTAAAGATCCTGAAGTCTTGAATTTTGTAATTCATTCAGCATTAAAAATATTAGAAAACACGACCTCTTCAATAGAGATAAATATAGCTGAAGAGAAAAGAGTTAATCCTAAAAGGCTTGCAAGAGAAGTTGCCAAAGAATCTATTAGAGGAGTGTCTACAATGGCACAAGAAGTAATTCAACAAGAGCTAGAAACTCGAAAAAAAGAAAAGAAAGTGACCTCTAAAGCCCAGAAAGAAGCTGAAAAAGAGCAAAAGCGCCTAATTGCACAGCAAAAAGCGAAGGCAAGACATCGTGGTAAAGGTTAA